The Sulfurovum riftiae genome segment AGCCCTTTGATGATATAATAGAGTGTTTCCGGTCTGCTTTCTGCAGCGATGAGTTGCACTTTTTTCGGATAATAGGCTATTTGAGCACTTGCCTCTATGGCTTGCTGTTGGGTTTCATCCAAAAGCGAAAAAGGTAAATGCTCTTTGAGTCTGTCAAGTAACGCTATCATCTTTTATCCTTGTGGGGTACAAAGCCAAAGCGGCTTTGTACGGTTTTTTCTTAGTGTGCTGAGGCACCCTCTGCACCGATACCTGTCTGAGAACGGATATCCTGTGCTTCAAAGGCTTCTTTTTCTCTCTTCGCATCTTCACTGTTGTCAGTGATGGAGAAGAACCAGATACCCAGGAAGGCAACGGTCACAGAGAAGAGTGCCGGATACTTGTATGGGAAGACCGGTGTTTCATATCCGAAGATCTGAACCCATACGATCGGCCCGAGGATCACGAGCAGTACTGCTGTCGCAAGCCCGAGGCTGCCGCCGATGACCGCCCCTCTGGTGGTCAGTTTAGACCAGAACATAGAGAGGAAAAGTACCGGGAAGTTCGCAGATGCCGCAATGGCAAATGCAAGACCGACCACGAATGCGATATTCTGCTTCTCAAAAGCGATACCAAGGAAGATCGTCACAATACCAAGTATCACGGTTGCGATCTTGGAGACCTTCATCTCTTTGATCTCGTCGACCTCTCCTCTTTTAAATACATTAGCATAGAGATCGTGAGAGATCGCTGACGCACCCGCAAGTGTCAGGCCCGATACGACCGCAAGGATCGTAGCGAAAGCGACCGCCGAGATGAACCCAAGGAAGAAGTTTCCGCCCACGGCATGAGAGAGATGTATCGCTGCCATATTGTTACCGCCAAGGATCGGTGAACCGCCGCTGATCGCCTGCTTCGCTATATCAAGATACTGAGGGTTGTTGAAGACCATAATGATCGCGCCAAACCCGATGATGAATGTCAAAATATAGAAATACCCGATGAAACCTGTTGCATAGAAGACAGATTTTCTTGCTTCCTTGGCATCGGCAACGGTGAAGAATCTCATCAGAATGTGAGGAAGCCCCGCCGTACCGAACATCAGTGCAATACCAAGCGAGATCGCTGATACAGGGTCGGAAACCAGTCCGCCTGGTGCCATGATCGCTTCATGTTTGGGGTGCGCTTTGACCGCTGCTTCGAACATGGCTTCAAGAGAGAACCCAAAGTGGCTCATCACTGCCAGTGCCATGAATGTCGCCCCGGAAAGAAGCAGGATCGCCTTGATGATCTGTACCCAGGTCGTTGCAAGCATACCGCCAAAGGTGACGTAAAGGATCATCAGTGCACCGACAAGGACAACAGCCAGTTCATACGGGAGACCGAACAGAAGCTGGATCAGTTTACCCGCACCCACCATCTGCGCGATCAGGTAGAGAATGACCGTAGCGATGGAACCAAGTGCCGCCAGTGTTCTGATCGGTGTCTGCTTCAGTCTGTACGCCGCCACATCCGCGAATGTATATTTACCGAGGTTTCTCAATCTTTCCGAGATCAGAAAGAGAATGACCGGCCAACCTACAAGGAAACCGATGGAATAGATGAGACCATCATACCCTTTAAGGTAGACAAGCCCGGAAATACCGAGGAAAGATGCCGCAGACATATAGTCACCCGCGATCGCCATACCGTTCTGGAACCCTGTAATGCCCCCGCCGGCCGTATAGAA includes the following:
- a CDS encoding cation acetate symporter, which codes for MKKLLFISLTLLLSVAAVASGTIEGEIEKQPLNVSAIIMFLIFVSGTLGITYWAAKRTKTAKDFYTAGGGITGFQNGMAIAGDYMSAASFLGISGLVYLKGYDGLIYSIGFLVGWPVILFLISERLRNLGKYTFADVAAYRLKQTPIRTLAALGSIATVILYLIAQMVGAGKLIQLLFGLPYELAVVLVGALMILYVTFGGMLATTWVQIIKAILLLSGATFMALAVMSHFGFSLEAMFEAAVKAHPKHEAIMAPGGLVSDPVSAISLGIALMFGTAGLPHILMRFFTVADAKEARKSVFYATGFIGYFYILTFIIGFGAIIMVFNNPQYLDIAKQAISGGSPILGGNNMAAIHLSHAVGGNFFLGFISAVAFATILAVVSGLTLAGASAISHDLYANVFKRGEVDEIKEMKVSKIATVILGIVTIFLGIAFEKQNIAFVVGLAFAIAASANFPVLFLSMFWSKLTTRGAVIGGSLGLATAVLLVILGPIVWVQIFGYETPVFPYKYPALFSVTVAFLGIWFFSITDNSEDAKREKEAFEAQDIRSQTGIGAEGASAH